In Daphnia magna isolate NIES linkage group LG6, ASM2063170v1.1, whole genome shotgun sequence, the following are encoded in one genomic region:
- the LOC116925614 gene encoding probable RNA-binding protein 18: MNSNTEMDKDDPMLDLYTHPNNDSRIWVGNLDSRVTEFELVKLFQNAGTIDKLEYLFHKIGPQAGQPRGYAFLTFSKREEAIRARKEFDGKSLLGRTLLVKPARSVQKDDLAGPKTTQLSIPALSGAKDNKHKLNLEQQIKAIESKLKAMENSPATLPDLPPNFVSPLSRMAARPAVQPYPSRSNRSRGSRPYRSRGGHRDRRR; the protein is encoded by the exons ATGAATTCGAATACCGAG ATGGATAAAGACGATCCAATGTTAGACTTGTATACTCATCCTAATAATGATAGCCGGATCTGGGTCGGTAATCTTGACTCAAGAGTGACAGA gTTTGAATTGGTAAAACTGTTTCAAAATGCTGGTACCATTGACAAGCTTGAATACCTCTTCCACAAAATTGGACCCCAAGCAGGCCAACCCAGAGGATATGCTTTTCTCACATTTAGTAAAAGAGAAGAAGCTATACGAGctagaaaagaatttgatGGAAAGTCTCTTCTTGGACGTACTCTTTTAGTGAAACCTGCACGAAGTGTCCAGAAA gATGACCTTGCAGGACCTAAAACAACTCAACTCAGCATACCTGCATTGAGTGGAGCAAAagacaataaacataaattaaA TCTTGAACAGCAGATCAAAGCAATTGAAAGCAAACTGAAAGCAATGGAAAATTCACCAGCAACACTTCCTGATTTGCCACCAAATTTCGTATCCCCTCTTAGCCGGATGGCTGCCAGACCAGCGGTTCAACCTTATCCTAGTAGGTCTAATCGGTCTAGGGGTTCCAGACCGTACCGAAGCCGTGGAGGCCATAGAGACCGGCGACGTTAA